One Halalkalicoccus sp. NIPERK01 genomic region harbors:
- a CDS encoding polysaccharide deacetylase family protein, translating to MDRDTRDAIAGGFANVVSFDLEHWYTATLLRDEVTDPVDRIETSVGIVLDVLDEHDTTATFFVVGEVAHEYPELIGRVADAGHEIASHGHTHTPLFELTPGAFAGELDASADAIEAAIGERPAGFRAPNFSVTTRTQWAFDALIDAGYRYDSSVFPVETPMYGVSGAPVGPYWVDRDRPFTDTPPGDADGLLELPLAMFHPRIRIPTAGGFYGRLLPTWLLSRGIRNLNRRGIPATIYFHPWEFNPEVRVDGVPAHKRFVSFYGLDRAREKLSTLLSTHEFTTCERVVETYDR from the coding sequence ATGGATCGGGACACGCGGGACGCGATAGCGGGTGGGTTCGCGAACGTCGTTTCGTTCGACCTCGAACACTGGTACACCGCGACCCTCCTGCGCGACGAGGTGACGGACCCGGTCGATCGGATCGAGACGTCGGTCGGGATCGTCCTCGACGTGCTCGACGAGCACGACACCACCGCGACGTTCTTCGTCGTCGGCGAGGTCGCCCACGAGTACCCGGAGTTGATCGGACGGGTCGCCGACGCCGGTCACGAGATCGCCTCTCACGGCCACACGCATACCCCGCTGTTCGAACTCACGCCGGGGGCGTTCGCCGGGGAACTCGACGCGAGCGCCGACGCGATCGAGGCGGCTATCGGCGAGCGCCCCGCCGGGTTTCGCGCGCCCAACTTCTCGGTGACGACTCGGACGCAGTGGGCGTTCGACGCGCTCATCGACGCCGGATACCGGTACGACTCCAGCGTCTTTCCGGTCGAGACACCGATGTACGGCGTCAGTGGCGCGCCGGTAGGGCCGTACTGGGTCGACCGCGACCGACCGTTCACCGACACCCCTCCCGGCGACGCCGACGGCCTGCTCGAACTCCCGCTCGCGATGTTCCACCCCCGGATACGGATTCCGACCGCCGGGGGGTTCTACGGCCGACTCCTCCCGACGTGGCTGCTCTCCCGCGGGATCCGCAACCTCAACCGACGGGGAATTCCCGCGACGATCTACTTCCACCCCTGGGAGTTCAACCCCGAGGTCCGGGTCGACGGCGTGCCCGCCCACAAGCGGTTCGTCAGCTTTTACGGCCTCGATCGCGCGCGCGAAAAGCTCTCGACGTTGCTTTCGACCCACGAGTTTACCACGTGTGAACGGGTGGTCGAGACCTATGATCGCTGA